One part of the Ornithodoros turicata isolate Travis chromosome 2, ASM3712646v1, whole genome shotgun sequence genome encodes these proteins:
- the LOC135385167 gene encoding lysM and putative peptidoglycan-binding domain-containing protein 2-like has protein sequence MCGVSRANMSASSGNETARLGSYAKKQTKYGSTCNHVLRTGKTIKHLVQPNDTLQGLALRYGVTMEDIKRENKLWTSDSLFLKTWLDIPAVHNFHRSDEDLCVSNGGSADKQPSVHGQSGGARLLPSSEEEDSRQGEESMRDFLCRIDDSIARSKDQIKVLERNIGYPADDLFLNRSRPTANSLHARKSIGSSSMSDLSGDPSLAPHPVVMTQGRKVKSSLQRHEREHEEIFEL, from the exons ATGTGTGGGGTGTCGCGGGCCAACATGTCAGCTTCGAGTGGCAACGAAACTGCGCGGTTAGGAAGTTATGCAAAAAAGCAGACGAAATATGGCAGCACTTGTAACCACGTATTACGTACCGGTAAGACTATCAAACACTTGGTGCAACCGAACGACACCCTGCAAGGGCTAGCGCTTCGATACGGTGTTACG ATGGAGGACATAAAACGTGAAAACAAGTTGTGGACTAGTGACAGTTTATTCCTCAAGACCTGGCTGGACATCCCTGCAGTGCACAATTTTCACAGGAGTGACGAAGACTTGTGTGTGAGTAATGGTGGAAGTGCGGACAAGCAGCCCTCAGTGCATGGACAGAGTGGCGGGGCACGGTTACTCCCTTCATCAGAAGAAGAGGACAGCCGGCAAGGAGAAGAGAGTATGAGAGACTTTCTCTGTAGGATAGACGACTCTATTGCACGCTCCAAGGATCAGATCAAGGTCTTGGAACGCAACATTGG GTACCCAGCCGACGACCTCTTCTTGAACCGGTCACGACCCACAGCCAATTCACTGCACGCGAGGAAAAGCATAGGGTCGTCTTCGATGAGCGATCTCTCTGGAGATCCTTCCTTGGCACCACATCCTGTTGTCATGACGCAGGGCCGCAAAGTAAAGTCATCTCTGCAGAGGCACGAGCGAGAGCATGAGGAGATCTTTGAGCTGTAG